One stretch of Zootoca vivipara chromosome 8, rZooViv1.1, whole genome shotgun sequence DNA includes these proteins:
- the LOC118090069 gene encoding oocyte zinc finger protein XlCOF6-like isoform X16, protein MEPPVNSLGRTKKQFKCRECGMCFSYSGRLRTHQRIHTGEKPFKCMECGKSFSQNVHVRRHQRSHTGEKPFKCMECGKRFSKSGALRIHQRTHTGEKPFDCIECGKSFSQSGALRIHERTHTGEKPFKCIECGKSFSQNEALRIHQRTHTGEKPFKCIECGKSFSQNEALRIHQRTHTGEKPFKCTECGKSFSKSGALRVHQRTHTGEKPFKCIECGKSFSQNEALRIHQRTHTGEKPFKCTECGKSFSQSGALRVHQRTHTGEKPFKCIECGKSFSQNAHLRIHQRTHTGEKPFKCIECAKCFSNNETLRIHQRSHTGEKPFKCIECGKSFSESRALRIHQRTHTGEKPFKCIECGKSFSESGTLRVHQRTHTGEKPFKCIECGKSFSKNESLRVHQRTHTGEKPFKCIECGKSFSKSGALRVHQRTHTWEKPFKCIECGKSFSNNEALRVHHRTHTGEKPFKCIECGKSFSKNEALRIHERTHTGEKPFKCIECGKSFNESGALRIHQRTHTGEKPFKCIECAKCFSKNEALRIHQRTHTGEKPFKCTECGKSFSKSGALRVHQRTHTGEKPFKCIECGKSFSQNAHLRIHQRTHTGEKPFKCIECAKCFSKSGALRRHQQTHTGEKPFKCIECGKSFSQSGALRVHQRTHTGEKPFKCTECGKSFSNNEAVRIHEQTHTGETI, encoded by the coding sequence ATGGAGCCACCAGTGAATTCATTGGGAAGGACAAAGAAACAGTTTAAATGCAGGGAATGTGGGATGTGCTTTAGTTACAGTGGAAGACTGAGGacacatcaacgaattcacacaggggagaaaccatttaaatgtatggaatgtggaaagagcttcagtcaaaatgtacacgttagaagacatcaacgatctcacacgggggagaaaccatttaaatgtatggaatgtggaaagaggttcagtaaaagtggagcacttagaatacaccaacgaacacacacaggggagaaaccatttgactgtattgaatgtggtaagagcttcagtcaaagtggagcacttagaatccatgaacgaacacacacaggggagaaaccatttaaatgtattgaatgtggaaagagcttcagtcaaaatgaagcacttagaatacaccaacgaacacacacaggggagaaaccatttaaatgtattgaatgtggaaagagcttcagtcaaaatgaagcacttagaatacaccaacgaacacacacgggggagaaaccatttaaatgtactgaatgtggtaagagcttcagtaaaagtggagcacttagagtacaccaacgaacacacacaggggagaaaccatttaaatgtattgaatgtggaaagagcttcagtcaaaatgaagcacttagaatacaccaacgaacacacacgggggagaaaccatttaaatgtactgaatgtggtaagagcttcagtcaaagtggagcacttagagtacaccaacgaacacacacaggggagaaaccatttaaatgtattgaatgtggaaagagcttcagtcaaaatgcacaccttagaatacatcaacgaacacacacaggggagaaaccatttaaatgtattgaatgtgcaaAGTGCTTCAGTAACAATGAAACACTTAGAATCCATCAACGatctcacacgggggagaaaccatttaaatgtattgaatgtggtaagagcttcagtgaaagtagagcacttagaatacaccaacgaacacacacaggggagaaaccatttaaatgtattgaatgtggtaagagcttcagtgaaagtggaacacttagagtacaccaacgaacacacacaggggagaaaccatttaaatgtattgaatgtggaaagagcttcagtaaaaatGAATCACTTAGAGTACACcaacgaacacacacaggggagaaaccatttaaatgtattgaatgtggtaagagcttcagtaaaagtggagcacttagagtacaccaacgaacacacacatgggagaaaccatttaaatgtattgaatgtggaaagagcttcagtaacaatGAAGCACTTAGAGTACACCAccgaacacacacaggggagaaaccatttaaatgtattgaatgtggtaagagcttcagtaAAAATGAAGCACTTAGAATCCAtgaacgaactcacacgggggagaaaccatttaaatgtattgaatgtggaaagagtttcaatgaaagtggagcacttagaatacaccaacgaacacacacaggggagaaaccatttaaatgtattgaatgtgcaaAGTGCTTCAGTAAAAATGaagcacttagaatacaccaacgaacacacacgggggagaaaccatttaaatgtactgaatgtggtaagagcttcagtaaaagtggagcacttagagtacaccaacgaacacacacaggggagaaaccatttaaatgtattgaatgtggaaagagcttcagtcaaaatgcacaccttagaatacatcaacgaacacacacaggggagaaaccatttaaatgtattgaatgtgcaaagtgcttcagtaaaagtggagcacttagaagacaccaacaaactcacacgggggagaaaccatttaaatgtattgaatgtggtaagagcttcagtcaaagtggagcacttagagtacaccaacgaacacacacaggggagaaaccatttaaatgtactgaatgtggaaagagcttcagtaacaatGAAGCAGTTAGAATCCATGAACAAACTCAcacgggagaaaccatttaa